The Leeia aquatica genome has a window encoding:
- a CDS encoding methyl-accepting chemotaxis protein — translation MKLSFGKRKSDKNANAGDAQGASRFEPMSTTSIMDSLVTPKSEQKGASLLSRLPTGLQGISLTLLAVGLIGFGAAVVVDRIRSNNYANYITTSTEMQMLSQRLAVASSEATKGNAVAFDQLDAAFKEFKCELQKLKDGGSACSKDKSEAVPASPEADQQAALKQIEEIWKKSFAESDSPNVSTILKEKKVLRQMTQSVSYINTSDTELLELSQQLVALLQQNNADARHLSLANQQVMLTQRMSKNANAMLAEPTISPEIVFMLGKDTNTFRDTLEGFMAGNEDLKLVAADNPDVVEKLNDIKRVFQPYEAAVTLFSQNMQNLVNSKLASQQVFTSSEPLLNKLRELTALYEANSSSQPLFAAQIAGVLVALLGLILFGIAYSREIQKRADETEAENKRNQEAILRLLNEMSDLADGDLTVRASVTEDLTGAIADSMNYTIDELRSLITGINRATDQVTSATQQARSISDQLLNATETQANEIMDTNISVRYMAESIQNVASNAVESARVAQMSLSAAEKGTQAVENSIKGMNEIREQIQETSKRIKRLGESSQEIGEIVELISDITEQTNVLALNAAIQAASAGEAGRGFTVVAEEVQRLAERSAEATKQISAIVKTIQTDTQDAVAAMELSTQGVVEGAKLSDAAGQALQEIGRVSNNLASLIDSISSATKEQTQMAEQVSGNMQHILTITEQTTDGTKQTAESIGQLSGLAAELKGSVAGFKLA, via the coding sequence ATGAAGCTCAGCTTCGGCAAACGCAAGTCCGACAAGAACGCCAACGCCGGCGATGCACAAGGCGCATCCCGGTTTGAACCGATGAGCACCACATCCATCATGGATAGCCTGGTCACACCCAAGTCGGAACAGAAGGGCGCTTCGCTGTTGTCCCGCCTGCCGACCGGTCTGCAAGGCATCTCCCTGACCCTGCTGGCCGTCGGCCTGATTGGCTTTGGTGCGGCGGTGGTGGTTGACCGGATTCGTTCCAACAACTACGCCAACTACATCACCACCTCCACCGAGATGCAGATGTTGTCGCAACGTCTGGCGGTGGCGTCGTCTGAAGCCACCAAGGGTAACGCGGTGGCCTTCGACCAGCTGGACGCGGCCTTCAAGGAATTCAAGTGCGAACTGCAAAAGCTGAAGGATGGTGGCTCAGCCTGCAGCAAGGACAAGAGCGAAGCCGTACCGGCATCTCCGGAAGCGGACCAGCAGGCGGCACTGAAGCAGATTGAAGAGATCTGGAAGAAGTCGTTCGCGGAATCCGATAGCCCGAACGTGTCGACCATCTTGAAGGAAAAGAAGGTGCTGCGTCAGATGACGCAGTCGGTGTCCTACATCAACACCTCGGATACCGAACTGCTGGAGCTGTCGCAACAGCTGGTGGCCCTGCTGCAACAAAACAATGCCGATGCCCGTCACCTGTCGCTGGCCAACCAGCAGGTGATGCTGACCCAGCGGATGTCCAAGAACGCCAACGCGATGTTGGCTGAGCCGACCATCAGCCCGGAAATCGTGTTCATGCTGGGCAAGGACACCAACACCTTCCGTGATACGCTGGAAGGCTTCATGGCCGGTAACGAAGACCTGAAGCTGGTGGCAGCGGACAACCCGGATGTGGTGGAAAAGCTGAACGATATCAAGCGGGTGTTCCAGCCGTATGAAGCGGCGGTGACCTTGTTCTCGCAAAACATGCAGAACCTGGTGAACTCCAAGCTCGCCTCCCAGCAAGTGTTTACCAGCTCGGAACCCCTGCTGAACAAGCTGCGCGAACTGACTGCCCTGTATGAGGCCAACAGCTCCAGCCAGCCGCTGTTTGCAGCCCAGATTGCCGGGGTGCTGGTGGCCCTGCTGGGCCTGATTCTGTTCGGTATCGCTTACAGCCGTGAAATTCAGAAGCGTGCGGATGAAACCGAAGCCGAAAACAAGCGTAACCAGGAAGCCATTTTGCGCTTGCTGAACGAAATGTCCGACCTCGCTGATGGTGACCTGACGGTGCGCGCTTCGGTGACGGAAGACCTGACCGGCGCCATCGCCGACTCCATGAACTACACGATTGACGAGCTGCGTTCGCTGATTACCGGTATCAACCGCGCCACCGACCAGGTGACCTCGGCGACCCAGCAAGCCCGCTCGATTTCCGACCAGCTGCTGAACGCCACGGAAACGCAGGCCAACGAAATCATGGATACCAACATCTCGGTGCGCTACATGGCCGAGTCCATCCAGAACGTGGCCAGCAACGCGGTGGAATCTGCCCGTGTGGCCCAGATGTCGCTGAGTGCAGCAGAAAAAGGCACCCAGGCGGTGGAAAACTCCATCAAGGGCATGAACGAAATTCGTGAGCAGATCCAGGAAACCTCCAAGCGGATCAAGCGGCTGGGTGAAAGCTCGCAGGAAATTGGTGAAATCGTGGAACTGATTTCCGACATTACCGAGCAGACCAACGTGCTGGCGCTGAACGCCGCCATTCAGGCCGCATCCGCCGGTGAAGCGGGTCGAGGCTTCACGGTGGTGGCCGAAGAAGTGCAGCGGCTGGCTGAACGTTCCGCCGAAGCAACCAAGCAGATCTCGGCGATTGTGAAGACCATTCAGACCGATACCCAGGACGCAGTGGCCGCCATGGAACTGTCCACCCAGGGTGTGGTGGAAGGGGCCAAGCTGTCCGACGCCGCCGGTCAGGCGCTGCAGGAAATCGGCCGCGTGTCGAACAACCTGGCCTCGCTGATTGACTCCATCTCGTCTGCCACCAAGGAACAAACGCAGATGGCGGAACAGGTGTCCGGCAACATGCAGCACATTCTGACCATTACTGAACAAACCACGGACGGCACCAAACAGACCGCCGAGTCCATCGGCCAGCTGTCCGGACTGGCAGCTGAACTGAAGGGCTCGGTGGCTGGCTTCAAGCTCGCCTGA
- a CDS encoding Hpt domain-containing protein, translating to MSTLDFDVGSLIWVKAEIDSAIGHARQHLHNYSSNPGDDTQLKFAQTHVHQVTGALEMVGLAGLTSFTQAIEGLLAQLPEQDSARASSLDLLQTALGQVTEFIAALVDGAPNSTLHLFDSYKALHDARGSQQFSESDLFYPDLSVSLPDQVPNQAASAEVARERSRTCRARYQQGLLRWLKNPTTEALQELASPLAQLSAIQSGSAQRAFWWVASGFVQAMAGHNHLLQQGKPLLSRLDQQIRRVTEGSNKVSDTLMRQMLYLIGVSPSQDSTVQLIRDTYQLGSLLSAADGQALQTLSAQQLRTLREQLEQAKDLWMRVTTGQQDRLPLFRQQLDKLASSHREASLEELTQLFSGLAEVMGGHDSLNERQSMDMATALLLAENALQQYPQLSSDLSQHVAHILKRLHSPDAQDDDAPMLDDLSRRAQEKLLMAQVAHEILSNLQQVEQHLDHFFRDPAKRDALPGVDPLLHQIDGALLMMGATEGGGLLQQSRALLRQWLASEQTPPAQEMEWLAESLSALGFYVEALQNQRSDAASILAPFLQPAAPVTTEPAAAAHTPEVLDELPALSLDIPSEPEAPAEDILLAPLPDLAAEPVVVESPAPAVEVVWDEAPDAELLEIYLEEAGEILDSLDEHIATCRSDPHNRDSLTVIRRSFHTLKGSGRMVGLTQLGDVAWAVEGVMNKWLQEDRPANEPLLDFITLNRHAFAGWVAELQAEGRAAVEASEILALADAFRNWQGGPLPEVPVHEATASDSALPSLDHLPSLELDEEPEETLPAVEADAPPVVTEDSGDEPSEPSEFQIGSVTISASLFYIFTVEAKRHLQTLDQQLAAMSNGAPVASEASHAAHTLRGIGHTAGFGDIGSLADALEQFFLSQQRLGEGLGQGQLSLVAESIASLHQMVGEVEEKQAPTPADWLIAHLRAQQGEDSVPSLEAQLQTSDGFELELPVDTEASPTEEELHFELPDTAPLLAQDTAPVQDAPELSDEAAELHFELDEAAPVLQLDDTVSLDAPALATDADDFQFDLPDTAPLLSAAEDAPTLDAPVLPDEAVEALHFELDDDGTDAVQDIHTEVPGLDIPERVDVPVDSSLAQLEAELDSLELQLDSPEQDHVQVETIQLDSDLPALESTTADLAVDATASTADTAAEIVELSDMTLGDELETGLLADDLLPELDAAVSPEATDVEPVVDEALEMDALSLPDAVEMAVAEPMEPTAEASPAPVVAETEQSLIAVTAALAAAARPEHIPHSEDAPSAIDDIDEQLLPIFLEEGHELLPQIGDALRQWRAAPQDKTHPQQLLRTLHTVKGSARMAGAMQMGELAHGLETRVQQAEQIGLYDTALFDALDTEFDTLSAMLDRLQRGESTTPEVPASATETGAVVASATATASQQDSAADTEARNLRVRADLIDRLVNEAGEVSIARARIDAEVRSLRGSLLELTDNVNRLRSQLRELEIQAESQMQSRLSLLHDQDESFDPLEFDRFTRLQELTRLLAESVNDVSTVQHNLLKNVDDSEAALLAQARQTRDLQQSLMRIRTVPLATLTDRLYRIVRQTAKDLGKKANLEIKGARVELDRSVLEKMTGPFEHMLRNAIDHGLESREARQAAGKPEIGEILIQARQEGNEMILTLSDDGAGMDPQRLRQKGLEQGLIEADRSYSDSELLGLIFHPGFSTASQITQLSGRGVGMDVVKTEIEDLGGRVEVSSRLGQGTTFTLHLPLTLAVTQTVMVTVGSQRYAIPSGLVAQVQELKVDALNKAYAEQSIHWQDKDYPFWYLPRLLGDETTLPELHRYNTVVLLQSANRTVALHVDQLTRNQEVVVKNIGPQLARVIGVSGATVLGSGEILLIINPVDLATHADRLARHQASIDSSTVVVEAPLQTQPHVLVVDDSLTVRKITGRLLERQGYAVMTAKDGVDALQQIQDYKPDVMLVDIEMPRMDGFELTRNVRSNAETQGIPIIMISSRTADKHRKVAQELGVNLFLGKPYQEEELLGYIQQFLKQKEAALA from the coding sequence ATGAGTACACTCGACTTCGACGTGGGTTCGTTGATCTGGGTCAAGGCCGAGATTGACAGCGCCATTGGTCACGCTCGCCAGCATTTGCACAATTACAGCAGCAACCCCGGCGACGATACCCAACTGAAATTTGCCCAAACCCACGTGCATCAGGTCACCGGTGCGCTGGAAATGGTAGGGCTGGCTGGTCTGACCAGCTTCACTCAGGCCATTGAAGGCCTGCTCGCCCAGTTGCCAGAGCAAGACTCCGCCCGCGCCAGCAGCCTGGATTTGCTGCAAACCGCGCTGGGCCAGGTCACCGAATTCATCGCTGCGCTGGTTGATGGGGCGCCCAATTCCACGCTGCACCTGTTTGACAGCTACAAAGCCCTGCATGACGCTCGTGGCAGCCAGCAGTTCAGCGAGAGCGACCTGTTTTATCCGGACCTGTCGGTGAGCTTGCCAGACCAGGTCCCCAACCAGGCAGCCTCTGCCGAGGTCGCCCGTGAACGCAGCCGTACCTGCCGTGCCCGTTATCAGCAAGGCCTGTTGCGCTGGCTGAAGAACCCGACTACGGAAGCCCTGCAAGAGCTAGCCAGCCCCCTAGCACAATTGTCTGCCATCCAGTCTGGCAGTGCTCAGCGCGCCTTCTGGTGGGTGGCCAGTGGTTTTGTGCAAGCCATGGCCGGACACAACCATTTACTGCAACAAGGCAAACCGCTACTGTCCCGCCTGGATCAGCAGATCCGGCGTGTCACCGAGGGCAGCAACAAGGTTTCCGATACCCTGATGCGGCAGATGCTGTACCTGATCGGGGTGTCTCCCAGCCAGGACAGCACGGTACAACTGATTCGTGACACCTATCAGCTTGGCAGCCTGCTGTCAGCCGCCGATGGGCAAGCACTGCAGACCTTGAGCGCCCAGCAACTGCGTACCCTGCGCGAGCAGCTGGAGCAGGCCAAAGATTTGTGGATGCGCGTCACCACGGGCCAACAAGACCGTTTGCCGCTGTTCCGTCAGCAACTGGACAAACTGGCCAGCAGCCACCGTGAAGCATCGCTGGAAGAGCTGACCCAGCTGTTCAGCGGCCTGGCCGAGGTCATGGGCGGTCATGACAGCCTGAATGAGCGCCAGTCGATGGACATGGCGACAGCCTTGCTGCTGGCGGAGAACGCGCTGCAGCAGTACCCGCAGCTGTCGTCCGACCTGTCGCAGCATGTCGCCCACATCCTCAAGCGCCTGCACAGTCCGGATGCCCAGGACGACGATGCGCCGATGCTGGACGACCTGAGCCGTCGTGCGCAGGAAAAATTGCTGATGGCGCAAGTCGCGCATGAAATCCTCAGCAATCTGCAGCAGGTTGAGCAGCACCTCGACCACTTCTTCCGTGACCCGGCCAAGCGTGATGCGCTGCCGGGTGTCGACCCCTTGCTGCATCAGATCGACGGTGCCCTGCTGATGATGGGCGCAACCGAAGGGGGTGGCCTGCTGCAACAAAGCCGTGCGCTGCTGCGCCAATGGCTGGCAAGTGAGCAAACGCCGCCCGCGCAGGAAATGGAATGGCTGGCGGAGTCGCTGTCGGCCCTCGGTTTCTATGTTGAAGCGCTGCAGAACCAGCGCAGTGACGCTGCCAGCATTCTGGCACCGTTCCTGCAGCCCGCAGCGCCCGTGACCACTGAGCCTGCCGCCGCAGCCCATACGCCGGAGGTTCTGGACGAATTGCCCGCCTTGTCGCTGGATATTCCGTCCGAACCCGAAGCCCCTGCAGAAGATATCCTGCTGGCGCCGTTGCCCGATCTCGCCGCCGAGCCGGTCGTGGTCGAGAGCCCTGCACCTGCGGTGGAGGTGGTGTGGGACGAAGCGCCAGATGCCGAGTTGCTGGAAATCTATCTGGAAGAGGCTGGTGAAATTCTGGACAGCCTCGACGAGCATATTGCAACTTGCCGCAGTGACCCGCACAACCGCGACAGCTTGACCGTGATCCGCCGCAGCTTCCATACCCTGAAGGGCAGTGGTCGCATGGTGGGCCTGACCCAGCTGGGCGATGTCGCCTGGGCGGTAGAAGGGGTCATGAACAAGTGGCTGCAGGAAGACCGCCCGGCTAATGAGCCCTTGCTGGATTTCATCACCCTGAACCGGCATGCCTTTGCGGGCTGGGTAGCTGAGCTGCAAGCCGAAGGCCGCGCTGCGGTTGAGGCCAGCGAAATCCTCGCCTTGGCAGACGCCTTCCGTAACTGGCAAGGCGGCCCCTTGCCGGAAGTGCCGGTACACGAGGCAACTGCCAGCGATAGCGCATTGCCCTCGCTGGATCACCTGCCCTCGCTGGAGCTGGATGAGGAACCGGAGGAAACGCTTCCTGCCGTGGAAGCAGATGCGCCGCCCGTGGTTACGGAAGACAGTGGCGACGAGCCGTCTGAGCCGAGTGAATTCCAGATTGGCAGCGTCACCATCTCTGCCTCCCTGTTCTACATTTTCACCGTTGAGGCCAAGCGTCACCTGCAGACCCTGGATCAACAACTGGCCGCCATGAGCAATGGTGCGCCTGTCGCCAGTGAAGCCAGCCATGCCGCGCATACCTTGCGTGGCATTGGCCATACCGCCGGTTTTGGCGATATTGGCAGTCTGGCCGACGCGCTGGAACAATTCTTCCTGTCGCAGCAGCGGCTGGGAGAGGGCTTGGGTCAAGGCCAGCTGTCGCTGGTGGCGGAAAGCATTGCCTCACTGCACCAGATGGTTGGCGAGGTAGAGGAAAAGCAGGCCCCCACCCCGGCCGACTGGCTGATTGCGCACTTGCGCGCGCAGCAGGGTGAGGACAGCGTCCCCTCGCTGGAAGCACAGCTGCAAACCAGCGATGGTTTCGAGCTTGAGCTGCCTGTGGACACAGAGGCAAGCCCCACGGAAGAAGAACTGCATTTCGAGCTGCCGGACACGGCGCCATTGCTGGCGCAGGATACCGCCCCGGTACAGGATGCACCGGAGCTGAGCGACGAAGCAGCGGAACTGCATTTTGAACTGGACGAAGCAGCACCCGTCCTGCAGCTGGACGACACCGTCAGCCTGGACGCACCGGCCTTGGCTACTGATGCGGATGACTTCCAGTTCGACCTGCCCGATACCGCACCGCTCCTCAGTGCTGCGGAAGATGCCCCCACTCTGGACGCACCCGTCCTGCCGGATGAGGCGGTTGAAGCGCTGCACTTCGAGCTGGATGACGACGGAACCGATGCCGTACAGGACATCCACACAGAGGTACCGGGTCTGGACATCCCCGAGCGGGTGGATGTCCCCGTGGACTCCTCGCTGGCACAGCTGGAAGCAGAGCTGGATTCGCTGGAATTGCAACTGGATAGCCCGGAACAGGATCACGTTCAGGTCGAAACCATTCAGCTGGACAGCGACCTGCCCGCCCTGGAGTCGACTACCGCCGATCTGGCGGTCGACGCCACGGCATCGACTGCCGATACAGCTGCCGAAATCGTCGAGCTGTCGGATATGACACTCGGCGACGAGCTCGAAACCGGGCTGCTGGCAGATGACCTGCTGCCTGAGCTCGACGCAGCAGTCAGCCCGGAAGCCACCGACGTCGAGCCGGTCGTGGATGAAGCGCTGGAGATGGACGCCCTGAGCCTGCCTGATGCGGTGGAGATGGCGGTTGCGGAGCCCATGGAGCCGACAGCAGAGGCCTCGCCCGCGCCTGTCGTCGCCGAAACCGAGCAATCGCTGATCGCCGTTACCGCAGCGCTCGCGGCAGCAGCGCGCCCTGAACACATCCCGCATAGCGAGGATGCCCCCTCCGCCATTGACGATATCGACGAGCAGCTGCTGCCCATCTTCCTGGAAGAAGGACACGAACTGTTGCCGCAAATTGGCGATGCCTTGCGGCAATGGCGCGCAGCCCCTCAGGACAAGACCCATCCTCAGCAATTGCTGCGTACCCTGCATACGGTCAAGGGCAGCGCCCGGATGGCCGGTGCCATGCAGATGGGTGAGCTGGCCCACGGTCTGGAAACCCGGGTGCAGCAGGCGGAGCAGATCGGCCTGTACGATACCGCGCTGTTTGATGCGCTGGACACCGAGTTCGATACACTGTCGGCCATGCTGGACCGCCTGCAGCGCGGTGAAAGCACGACACCGGAAGTGCCAGCATCCGCAACAGAAACGGGTGCCGTCGTGGCCAGTGCCACGGCCACCGCATCGCAGCAGGACAGTGCAGCTGATACCGAAGCACGCAACCTGCGGGTGCGTGCCGACCTGATTGACCGCCTGGTGAATGAGGCCGGTGAGGTCAGTATCGCTCGCGCCCGGATCGATGCAGAAGTGCGTTCGCTGCGCGGTTCGCTGCTGGAACTGACCGATAACGTCAACCGTCTGCGCAGCCAGCTGCGTGAGCTGGAAATTCAAGCCGAGTCGCAAATGCAGTCGCGGCTGTCTCTGCTGCACGATCAGGATGAATCGTTCGACCCGCTGGAGTTTGACCGCTTTACCCGCCTGCAGGAGCTGACCCGCTTGCTGGCCGAATCGGTAAACGACGTGTCCACCGTGCAGCACAACTTGCTGAAAAACGTGGACGACAGTGAAGCCGCACTGCTAGCGCAGGCACGGCAAACCCGTGACCTGCAGCAGTCACTGATGCGGATTCGTACGGTGCCGCTGGCCACGCTGACCGACCGTCTGTACCGTATCGTGCGGCAGACCGCCAAGGATCTAGGCAAGAAGGCCAACCTGGAAATCAAGGGTGCGCGGGTGGAGCTGGACCGTTCAGTGCTGGAAAAGATGACCGGCCCGTTCGAGCACATGCTGCGTAACGCCATTGACCATGGTCTGGAGTCCCGCGAGGCACGGCAGGCTGCGGGCAAGCCGGAGATCGGTGAGATCCTGATCCAGGCCCGCCAGGAAGGCAATGAAATGATTCTGACCCTGTCGGACGACGGGGCCGGGATGGATCCGCAGCGCCTGCGACAAAAGGGGCTGGAGCAGGGTCTGATTGAAGCGGATCGTAGCTACAGCGACAGTGAATTGCTGGGTTTGATTTTCCACCCGGGCTTCTCGACCGCCAGCCAGATTACCCAGCTGTCGGGTCGTGGCGTCGGCATGGATGTGGTGAAAACCGAAATCGAAGACCTCGGCGGGCGGGTGGAAGTCAGCTCCCGCCTGGGTCAAGGTACCACCTTCACCCTGCACTTGCCGCTGACCCTGGCGGTGACGCAAACGGTAATGGTGACCGTAGGCAGCCAGCGCTATGCCATTCCATCCGGCCTGGTCGCCCAAGTGCAGGAACTGAAAGTGGATGCGCTGAACAAGGCTTATGCCGAGCAAAGCATCCACTGGCAGGACAAGGATTATCCGTTCTGGTACTTGCCGCGCCTGCTGGGTGATGAAACCACGCTGCCCGAGCTGCACCGCTACAACACCGTGGTGCTGCTGCAAAGCGCCAACCGTACCGTGGCCTTGCACGTAGACCAGCTGACACGTAACCAGGAAGTGGTGGTGAAGAACATCGGGCCACAGCTGGCTCGGGTGATCGGCGTATCCGGTGCAACCGTGCTGGGTTCCGGCGAGATCCTGCTGATCATCAACCCGGTGGATCTGGCCACCCATGCCGACCGCCTGGCCCGTCATCAGGCCAGCATCGACAGCAGCACTGTAGTGGTGGAAGCCCCGCTGCAGACGCAACCGCATGTGCTGGTGGTCGATGATTCGCTGACGGTACGCAAAATCACTGGCCGCCTGCTGGAGCGCCAGGGTTATGCGGTGATGACCGCCAAGGACGGGGTCGATGCCCTGCAGCAGATTCAGGACTACAAGCCGGATGTGATGCTGGTGGACATCGAAATGCCGCGCATGGATGGCTTTGAACTGACCCGGAACGTGCGCAGCAACGCGGAAACGCAAGGTATCCCGATCATCATGATCTCCTCGCGCACCGCCGACAAACACCGCAAGGTGGCACAAGAGCTGGGCGTAAATCTGTTCCTGGGCAAGCCTTATCAGGAAGAAGAATTGCTGGGTTACATCCAGCAGTTCCTCAAGCAGAAGGAAGCCGCATTGGCGTGA
- a CDS encoding response regulator: protein MPIKKILIVDDSPTERHFLGEILTKNGFQVVMLESGEQAVQQAKDIQPDLILMDVVMPGLNGFQATRTISREEATKHIPIFMCTSKGQETDKIWGLRQGARDYLVKPVDQAELLSKIAALG, encoded by the coding sequence ATGCCAATCAAAAAAATCCTGATCGTTGACGACTCCCCCACCGAGCGCCATTTTCTGGGCGAAATCCTCACCAAGAACGGCTTTCAGGTGGTGATGCTGGAAAGTGGCGAGCAGGCCGTGCAACAGGCCAAGGACATCCAGCCGGATCTGATCCTGATGGATGTGGTGATGCCGGGGCTCAATGGCTTCCAGGCCACCCGCACCATCAGCCGTGAAGAAGCCACCAAGCACATCCCGATCTTCATGTGTACCAGCAAGGGCCAGGAAACCGACAAGATCTGGGGCCTGCGCCAAGGTGCGCGTGACTATCTGGTCAAGCCGGTTGATCAGGCGGAGCTGCTCTCCAAGATCGCGGCGCTCGGCTAA
- a CDS encoding chemotaxis protein CheW, translating into MAKRISLREFQERVSQRLQSATSGQAGLSRLGVRIGDQHCLLELTQVSEVVSVPPILEVPLTREWFRGVSNIRGTLYSVTDLSHFLFRTPTGSLPGNRLLLLQSRLIDNAALMVSQIIGLRQPNQLEAVSMAQDDSKPWLGEQFRDSQGVHWQMLHIDQLVRQPEFLQINRYQ; encoded by the coding sequence ATGGCAAAACGGATCAGCCTGCGCGAATTCCAGGAACGCGTATCCCAGCGCCTGCAATCCGCCACCAGCGGGCAGGCGGGCTTGTCGCGCCTGGGGGTACGGATTGGTGACCAGCACTGTCTGCTGGAGCTGACCCAGGTCAGTGAAGTGGTGTCGGTTCCGCCCATTCTGGAAGTGCCGCTTACCCGCGAATGGTTCCGCGGTGTCAGCAACATCCGGGGGACGCTGTACAGCGTCACGGACCTGTCCCATTTTCTGTTCCGCACACCAACCGGCAGCCTGCCTGGCAACCGGCTGCTGCTGCTGCAATCGCGCCTGATCGACAATGCCGCCCTGATGGTGTCGCAGATCATTGGCTTGCGCCAGCCCAATCAGCTGGAAGCAGTGAGCATGGCGCAGGATGACAGCAAGCCTTGGCTGGGCGAGCAGTTCCGGGACAGTCAGGGGGTGCATTGGCAAATGCTGCACATTGACCAGTTGGTTCGCCAACCTGAGTTCTTACAAATCAACCGTTATCAGTAA
- a CDS encoding energy transducer TonB: MSSRSRLCLALLLALLLHGLLLLWSLPAPGPRLHVELQLRTASAPATLPVHPDPPSQTPARHIPKVAQQAEHPRGAATHLSRHSSPPLVQQSKGPVVVAGATVPAPAPQAETAPESRPTGHGAATPLSPAADPLTEDMPDHPARARCRPVIRYPVVSRELEEQGVVVASVRVDAQGGVQEVRLQQSSGAARLDRTLLDSVPLWQFEPARQQGRAEGGTVLLRFVFQLQEGSGGEGHAGSSVRVCGG, translated from the coding sequence ATGTCCTCCCGTTCCCGTCTGTGTCTGGCGCTGCTACTGGCCTTGCTGTTGCATGGCCTGCTGCTGCTATGGTCGCTGCCTGCACCGGGTCCACGCCTGCATGTTGAATTGCAGCTGCGCACGGCCAGTGCACCGGCGACGCTACCCGTTCATCCTGACCCGCCGTCACAGACACCAGCACGCCATATACCCAAAGTAGCGCAGCAGGCCGAGCATCCGAGGGGGGCTGCTACCCATCTGTCACGGCATTCTTCACCTCCGCTGGTACAGCAGTCGAAGGGGCCTGTTGTGGTAGCGGGTGCGACTGTACCTGCGCCCGCGCCACAGGCCGAGACAGCGCCGGAAAGCCGACCAACGGGCCATGGCGCGGCCACACCGCTCTCACCAGCTGCAGACCCTTTGACTGAGGATATGCCGGATCACCCGGCACGGGCTCGTTGTCGACCTGTGATCCGTTACCCTGTGGTGTCCCGTGAGCTGGAGGAACAAGGGGTGGTGGTCGCCAGTGTGCGGGTAGACGCGCAGGGCGGGGTGCAGGAGGTCCGCTTGCAGCAATCCAGCGGTGCCGCCCGGCTGGACCGGACGCTGCTGGACAGTGTGCCTCTGTGGCAGTTTGAGCCTGCCCGACAGCAAGGGCGGGCCGAGGGTGGCACCGTGTTGCTGCGCTTTGTGTTTCAGCTACAAGAGGGCAGCGGCGGTGAGGGCCACGCGGGATCGTCGGTGCGCGTGTGTGGCGGTTGA